In Actinomycetota bacterium, the following are encoded in one genomic region:
- a CDS encoding DNRLRE domain-containing protein, whose protein sequence is MLSNARRLFAQLRSSRTGGFLIGEAPTTQRRRALVGAAVCVLATVAIAQLLAPSVTRSATQTFTVTADSFVSEGNPDVAHGDLQYLKVDGGPQRDTTYLRVDIPAAHRVLKKATLHVFSIQDDPWGVAVRFVNDDNWRESAITFDNAPEHVGRVLGHAGPISANEWVDIDITDELMHNPAIANGGSLELSLATSLFASVGAPDPDHTQEAAGRFASRETTTPPALVIETEPDPTVATTTSSEPTTTVPRATTTAPAVTTTAPRATTTVLPPGGGVMHVAAVGDIQPPSSSANSSGTAALAARADFILGLGDYQYQDGSMSDYNAYFDRSWGPLVPKMYPVLAPTHDQNWQAGDTLNYWNGGGASGVHAPVRLQPLTPYSFTRGGWHFVALPDACYRVSGCDGNAVTTWLANDLSANPTPCTVAYFHQAYFTSAAEHDPFQAVAPWVKVLVD, encoded by the coding sequence ATGCTCAGCAACGCACGTCGCCTCTTCGCACAACTCCGCTCGAGCCGGACCGGCGGCTTCCTCATCGGGGAGGCACCCACGACACAACGACGCCGCGCCTTGGTGGGCGCGGCCGTGTGTGTCCTCGCCACGGTTGCCATCGCCCAGCTGCTCGCGCCATCGGTGACCAGGTCGGCCACACAGACCTTCACCGTCACCGCCGACTCGTTCGTGAGCGAAGGCAATCCCGACGTCGCGCACGGTGATTTGCAGTACTTGAAGGTCGACGGCGGACCTCAGCGGGACACCACGTACCTTCGCGTCGACATCCCGGCCGCGCACCGCGTCCTGAAGAAGGCGACCCTGCACGTCTTCAGCATCCAGGACGATCCCTGGGGCGTGGCCGTTCGGTTCGTCAACGACGACAACTGGCGCGAGAGCGCGATCACCTTCGACAACGCGCCGGAGCACGTCGGACGCGTGCTCGGGCACGCGGGCCCCATCAGCGCCAACGAATGGGTCGACATCGACATCACCGACGAGCTGATGCACAACCCGGCCATCGCCAACGGCGGATCGCTCGAGCTCTCGCTGGCCACCTCGTTGTTCGCGTCCGTGGGCGCGCCGGACCCGGATCACACCCAGGAGGCGGCCGGCCGGTTCGCCAGCCGCGAGACCACCACGCCACCGGCGCTGGTGATCGAGACCGAGCCCGACCCCACCGTCGCGACGACGACGTCGTCGGAGCCGACCACCACCGTGCCCCGCGCCACCACCACTGCCCCTGCGGTCACGACCACCGCGCCCCGCGCCACCACCACCGTGCTGCCGCCCGGCGGGGGAGTCATGCACGTGGCGGCGGTGGGCGACATCCAGCCTCCGTCCAGCTCGGCGAACTCCTCGGGCACCGCGGCGCTGGCGGCCCGGGCCGACTTCATCCTGGGCCTGGGCGACTACCAGTACCAGGACGGCAGCATGAGCGACTACAACGCCTACTTCGACCGCTCCTGGGGCCCGCTGGTGCCCAAGATGTACCCCGTCCTCGCCCCCACCCACGACCAGAACTGGCAGGCGGGCGACACCTTGAACTACTGGAACGGGGGCGGGGCGAGCGGCGTGCACGCCCCGGTGCGACTGCAGCCGCTCACCCCCTACTCCTTCACCCGGGGGGGCTGGCACTTCGTGGCCCTGCCCGACGCCTGCTACCGGGTGAGCGGCTGTGACGGCAACGCGGTCACCACCTGGCTGGCGAACGACCTGAGCGCCAACCCCACCCCCTGCACGGTGGCCTACTTCCACCAGGCGTACTTCACCAGCGCGGCCGAGCACGACCCCTTCCAGGCGGTGGCGCCCTGGGTGAAGGTGCTGGTGGAC